Proteins encoded by one window of Synechococcus sp. WH 7805:
- a CDS encoding DUF3370 domain-containing protein, with translation MTCSRSWHPLTAFALLVSPWIVSPSMARGDHLPMEVAKAPQAVIRSQQVRVLPGQLDEVLVVNDNNPELITGEGILVSTFRQPPGLDLALSGRFDLFSHHVFAGKEDESKSTLWLAVLAQPTGDAAVTMKLLGGSTSLSQATRKGQTAAPFLPLPALMSESGTPIAAGPGSRVAGDILRDESAPELPDSWRIAPGSASALVVLPIPVEGLDPLLNGRNLQMRLHSSGPVHLATVAAYGEGDRAPSLSRLQSLLASGQQSPKEHTPTPRGSQGKIIYSRVSGVQIGSTWTATLTDPGSRDLALTGQAVSWPISSLERGDLQTGQVQTAELKVFEKGTAWAAHGNYGVEYDLSLPLRNPGPTHRTVALALESPDKNGSNAKRLRFSGGDSSPVMFRGPIEVRGLDDEQGQAQGRRRFHLVLRRGQQGPQLGRVTLAPGERRQVRIRLIYPADATPPQVLSILPVKQSTTASNRRP, from the coding sequence ATGACCTGTTCTCGCTCCTGGCACCCTCTGACGGCCTTCGCCCTGCTGGTGTCTCCTTGGATCGTCTCACCCTCCATGGCCCGGGGAGACCATCTCCCGATGGAGGTGGCCAAGGCGCCACAGGCAGTGATTCGCAGTCAGCAGGTGCGCGTCCTTCCGGGACAGCTGGATGAGGTGCTGGTCGTGAACGACAACAATCCTGAGCTGATCACCGGTGAAGGCATCCTGGTGTCCACGTTCCGCCAACCACCTGGCCTCGATCTGGCTCTGAGCGGTCGCTTCGACCTCTTCAGCCATCACGTGTTTGCAGGCAAAGAAGACGAATCAAAATCCACCCTTTGGCTTGCGGTGCTGGCGCAACCGACCGGAGATGCGGCGGTGACCATGAAGCTGCTGGGAGGCAGCACCTCCCTGTCTCAGGCCACCCGAAAGGGGCAAACAGCAGCCCCCTTCCTGCCCCTGCCCGCGCTGATGAGCGAGTCCGGCACCCCCATCGCCGCCGGTCCCGGAAGCCGTGTTGCCGGAGACATCCTGCGGGACGAGAGCGCACCGGAACTGCCAGACAGCTGGCGGATCGCCCCAGGATCCGCCAGTGCCCTTGTGGTCTTACCCATTCCGGTCGAAGGTCTCGATCCCCTCCTGAACGGGCGCAATCTGCAGATGCGTCTGCACAGTTCAGGGCCTGTGCATCTGGCCACGGTGGCCGCCTACGGCGAAGGCGACAGGGCACCATCGCTCAGTCGTTTGCAGAGCCTGCTGGCATCAGGCCAGCAGAGCCCGAAAGAACACACCCCCACACCGCGCGGCAGCCAAGGAAAGATCATTTATTCCAGGGTGAGCGGTGTTCAAATCGGCTCCACCTGGACAGCCACTCTGACCGACCCAGGCTCCCGTGATTTGGCCCTGACCGGTCAGGCGGTGTCCTGGCCGATCAGCAGCCTCGAACGCGGAGACCTGCAGACGGGCCAGGTGCAGACAGCCGAACTCAAAGTGTTCGAGAAGGGCACCGCCTGGGCCGCCCACGGCAACTACGGCGTGGAATATGACCTCTCCCTTCCCCTCAGAAACCCCGGCCCCACACATCGCACAGTGGCGCTTGCCTTGGAATCACCCGATAAGAACGGAAGCAACGCAAAGCGACTGCGATTCAGCGGTGGGGACAGCAGCCCAGTGATGTTCCGCGGACCCATTGAAGTCCGAGGCCTGGATGATGAACAGGGGCAGGCGCAAGGCCGGAGGCGATTTCACCTGGTGTTGCGCCGCGGCCAGCAGGGGCCACAACTCGGTCGGGTGACCCTGGCGCCGGGCGAGCGTCGCCAGGTGCGAATCCGGCTGATCTACCCAGCGGATGCGACCCCACCACAAGTTTTGTCAATCCTGCCTGTGAAACAATCCACAACAGCATCAAACCGTCGTCCGTGA
- the ruvC gene encoding crossover junction endodeoxyribonuclease RuvC — MRILGIDPGLARVGYGVIETAGGEQTMLDCGIIQTDSGRPEGERMVEIARDLRQLIRAWNPELAAVEKFFFYRSSNTIAVVQARGVVIMTLARFGLPIVEFPPMQIKQALTGHGHADKDEVLEAVMRELSLDKPPRPDDAADALAVALTGWFQR; from the coding sequence GTGCGCATTCTCGGCATCGACCCCGGCCTCGCTCGGGTGGGCTACGGCGTGATCGAGACCGCGGGAGGAGAGCAGACCATGCTCGATTGCGGCATCATCCAAACCGATTCAGGGCGTCCTGAGGGTGAACGCATGGTCGAGATTGCCCGGGATCTGCGCCAGCTCATCCGAGCCTGGAATCCGGAGCTTGCGGCCGTCGAGAAATTCTTTTTCTACCGATCCAGCAACACGATCGCCGTCGTGCAGGCGCGTGGAGTGGTGATCATGACCCTCGCCCGATTCGGACTGCCGATCGTGGAATTTCCGCCGATGCAGATCAAACAAGCCCTCACAGGCCATGGGCATGCGGACAAAGATGAAGTACTCGAAGCCGTGATGCGCGAGCTGTCTCTCGACAAGCCACCAAGACCAGATGATGCGGCTGACGCCCTTGCCGTGGCTCTGACGGGTTGGTTTCAACGCTGA
- a CDS encoding RNA methyltransferase, giving the protein MGLAVVLVEPAGPLNVGSVARLCANFGIDDLRLVAPRCRISDEEAVRMAVHGQTVLRKAKTFETLLEAIGDCQRVVASCGRIDHGHIPLQTSDQAMPWVEEGLRSGAQVALVFGREDRGLSNEELLLSQRVVRLQTDDQYPSLNLSHAVAVVLHDLQRCKLLIRSDHPCPQLEPEAAAQPQLDDCMQDAQELLLEAGFLLPHTAKARMAKIRSLLQRARIRPQELAMLRGMVRQLRWAIRCHRP; this is encoded by the coding sequence TTGGGTCTTGCCGTTGTCTTGGTTGAGCCCGCTGGCCCTCTCAACGTGGGCAGTGTGGCCCGGTTATGCGCCAATTTCGGAATCGACGATCTACGGCTTGTCGCCCCGCGCTGCAGGATTTCAGATGAAGAAGCCGTGCGTATGGCCGTGCACGGTCAAACGGTGCTTCGAAAAGCAAAGACCTTCGAGACTCTTCTCGAGGCCATTGGCGACTGCCAGCGCGTCGTGGCCAGCTGCGGACGCATCGACCATGGTCACATTCCCTTGCAGACATCTGACCAGGCCATGCCTTGGGTCGAAGAAGGCCTGAGGTCTGGCGCTCAGGTGGCATTGGTGTTTGGCCGCGAAGATCGAGGACTGAGTAATGAGGAGTTGCTGCTCAGCCAACGCGTGGTGCGGCTTCAGACAGACGATCAATATCCATCACTGAACCTGTCCCATGCAGTGGCGGTCGTGCTGCATGATCTCCAGCGCTGCAAGCTTCTGATTCGATCAGATCATCCTTGCCCGCAACTGGAACCCGAGGCGGCCGCACAGCCGCAGCTTGATGACTGCATGCAGGATGCACAGGAGCTTCTGTTGGAAGCAGGATTTCTGCTGCCTCACACGGCAAAAGCCCGCATGGCAAAGATTCGCAGCCTGCTGCAAAGGGCCCGCATCCGCCCACAGGAGTTGGCCATGCTGCGCGGCATGGTGCGTCAACTGCGCTGGGCGATCCGTTGCCACCGCCCGTAA
- a CDS encoding homoserine dehydrogenase has product MATRIGIGLLGLGTVGAGVASILSSPEGRHPLIAELDLVRVAVRDLNRSRPVAIPQERLTTNPESVVDDPEVQVVVEVMGGIEPARTLIMRAIAAGKSVVTANKAVIARHGEEIASAAAAAGVYVLIEAAVGGGIPIIEPLKQSLGSNRINRVSGIINGTTNYILSRMADEGADYYAVLKDAQDLGYAEADPAADVEGHDAADKIAILSGLAFGGPIDRDAIPTSGISNLQSKDVDYATQLGYGVKLLAIAERIESTSDASPALPLAVRVQPTMVPKDHPLAGVHGVNNAILVEGDPVGRVMFYGPGAGSGPTASAVVADILNIAGIRQLNAAAGGLDPLLAASSWRACRLVQGGEIRQRNYVRFNTDDAPGVIGRIGSCFGDQGVSIQSIVQFDACDEGAEIVVITHEVSDGAMQKALRAITSLPEVRLLASHLGCL; this is encoded by the coding sequence ATGGCGACAAGGATCGGCATCGGCCTGCTTGGCCTCGGAACCGTCGGCGCCGGTGTGGCCTCTATTCTCTCGAGTCCTGAAGGTCGTCACCCACTCATTGCCGAGCTGGACCTCGTGCGGGTCGCCGTACGCGACCTCAATCGTTCCCGCCCAGTCGCCATCCCCCAAGAGAGGCTGACCACCAATCCTGAATCCGTGGTGGACGACCCCGAGGTTCAGGTGGTGGTGGAGGTGATGGGCGGCATTGAGCCTGCCCGCACCCTGATCATGCGCGCGATCGCTGCGGGCAAGTCGGTGGTGACTGCGAATAAAGCCGTGATCGCCCGCCATGGCGAGGAGATCGCATCCGCCGCCGCTGCAGCAGGGGTGTATGTGCTGATCGAAGCCGCTGTTGGCGGTGGCATACCGATCATCGAACCGCTGAAGCAGTCCCTGGGCAGCAACAGGATCAACCGGGTGAGCGGGATTATTAACGGCACAACCAACTACATCCTCAGCCGCATGGCTGATGAGGGGGCTGACTACTACGCCGTTCTCAAGGACGCACAGGATCTCGGTTACGCCGAAGCCGATCCCGCCGCAGACGTCGAAGGTCACGACGCCGCAGACAAGATCGCCATTCTCTCCGGCCTGGCCTTTGGCGGACCGATCGATCGCGACGCCATTCCAACCAGTGGGATCAGCAATCTGCAGAGCAAGGATGTGGACTACGCCACGCAGCTCGGATATGGCGTCAAACTGCTGGCCATCGCCGAGCGGATTGAAAGCACCAGCGACGCTTCACCGGCTCTGCCCCTGGCCGTACGCGTGCAACCCACCATGGTCCCGAAAGACCACCCCCTAGCCGGGGTTCATGGGGTCAACAACGCCATTCTCGTCGAGGGAGACCCGGTGGGCCGGGTGATGTTCTATGGGCCCGGTGCCGGGTCAGGGCCCACCGCCTCGGCGGTGGTGGCCGACATCCTCAATATCGCTGGAATCCGCCAACTCAACGCCGCCGCTGGCGGCCTCGACCCACTGCTGGCGGCAAGCAGCTGGCGCGCGTGCCGCCTCGTTCAGGGAGGTGAAATCCGCCAGCGCAATTATGTGCGTTTCAACACGGATGACGCGCCCGGGGTGATCGGCCGAATCGGCAGTTGTTTTGGAGACCAGGGGGTCTCCATCCAGTCGATCGTGCAGTTTGACGCCTGCGACGAAGGCGCTGAGATCGTTGTGATCACGCACGAAGTGAGTGATGGGGCCATGCAGAAAGCCTTGCGTGCGATCACGTCTCTTCCGGAGGTTCGCCTCCTGGCCTCACACCTCGGCTGCCTCTGA
- a CDS encoding ABC transporter substrate-binding protein, with the protein MACQPSRTSDRLIVASAGRISSLDPARANTFGALQLLSAIGDTLYRRSANGELQPSLASALPEISEDGRTVTIPLRDDVVFHDGTRFDAEAMAFSLRRFLRIGRLNYIVGGRITAVETPKPFLLRLRLSRPSTSLVNLLTATNLTPVSPTAYSDYENRALNDRFVGTGPYRLTNFRAVQQRLEPFEEYWGEPPRNAGLDLIYLSNSTALFGAMRSGEVDVLLSDAIDEDQRLALNRMAENDQLREAQGPALVIGYVTLLSNTPPFQDPRVRRAMALSLNRELISRRVSHGLRPPLRSLVPPALPGADGVSWPSFNIAKARTLLLDAGYCNGRVLTVPFTYRSNVPADRLMALTWQTQLQRDLPDCLALNLNGMESTTVYRQLGDGTFPAVMLDWRGPYPDPEAYLAPLLSCKVSKGFICERGEAAISGSFWTAPGLDEALKRSDRSRGRKRLDDLEAIEAVAAEGAAYIPVWLVTARAWSQTTLATPEFDGNGQVRLAQLKEVR; encoded by the coding sequence ATGGCCTGTCAGCCCAGCCGCACCAGCGACCGCCTCATCGTGGCCAGCGCAGGACGCATTAGTTCCCTCGATCCGGCCCGCGCCAATACCTTCGGGGCCCTGCAGCTCCTGAGTGCCATCGGGGACACGCTCTACAGGCGTTCAGCCAACGGGGAACTGCAACCGTCCCTGGCCTCAGCCCTGCCTGAGATCAGCGAAGACGGACGCACCGTCACAATTCCGTTGCGAGACGACGTTGTTTTCCATGACGGCACACGCTTCGATGCCGAAGCGATGGCCTTCAGTCTGCGCCGGTTTCTGCGCATCGGACGTCTGAATTACATCGTGGGCGGTCGCATCACCGCCGTGGAGACCCCGAAGCCGTTTCTGCTGCGACTACGGCTCAGCCGACCGTCAACCTCTTTGGTGAATCTGCTTACAGCCACGAATCTCACGCCGGTCTCACCCACCGCCTACAGCGATTATGAGAATCGTGCTCTCAACGACCGCTTTGTCGGCACTGGTCCTTACCGACTGACCAATTTCAGAGCCGTTCAGCAGCGACTGGAGCCCTTCGAGGAGTACTGGGGAGAACCACCACGCAATGCAGGGCTGGACCTGATCTACCTGAGCAATTCAACGGCTCTCTTTGGCGCCATGCGCAGCGGCGAAGTTGATGTGCTGCTCTCTGATGCCATCGACGAAGATCAGCGCCTGGCCCTCAATCGCATGGCCGAGAACGATCAGCTGCGGGAGGCCCAAGGTCCGGCCCTCGTGATCGGCTACGTCACCTTGCTGAGCAATACCCCACCGTTCCAAGACCCACGGGTGCGCAGGGCCATGGCCCTTAGCCTCAACCGGGAACTGATCAGCCGGAGGGTCAGCCACGGGCTGCGCCCCCCGCTTCGCTCCCTCGTTCCGCCGGCCTTGCCGGGGGCTGATGGTGTTTCCTGGCCCAGCTTCAACATCGCGAAGGCGCGAACCCTGCTGCTGGACGCGGGATATTGCAATGGGCGGGTGCTCACTGTGCCCTTCACTTATCGGTCGAATGTGCCAGCCGATCGCCTGATGGCCCTGACCTGGCAAACGCAGCTGCAGCGCGACCTCCCCGACTGCCTGGCCCTGAACCTGAATGGCATGGAATCGACCACCGTGTACCGCCAGCTCGGAGATGGAACATTTCCTGCCGTGATGCTCGATTGGCGGGGGCCCTATCCGGATCCAGAGGCTTACCTAGCTCCGCTGTTGAGCTGCAAGGTCTCCAAGGGGTTCATCTGTGAACGCGGTGAAGCGGCCATCAGTGGAAGTTTCTGGACCGCTCCAGGCCTTGATGAAGCCTTGAAGCGATCCGATCGCAGCCGCGGCCGCAAGCGTCTGGATGATCTCGAAGCCATCGAAGCTGTCGCTGCAGAAGGAGCTGCCTACATCCCCGTCTGGCTGGTCACAGCCCGAGCCTGGAGCCAGACCACACTCGCCACGCCGGAATTCGACGGCAACGGACAGGTCAGGTTGGCCCAACTCAAGGAGGTGCGTTGA
- a CDS encoding 5-formyltetrahydrofolate cyclo-ligase: protein MNNRKRELRRVYRQRRLQALVDHRNLQAVIAQQVLDEIRERHAQSPFQGHLGLYWPLPGEVNLTVLRPRLEEELTLKLALPAADGQGHLNYHLWGPQPLIPDGCGIPAPLNHPPLTADQLDLLLVPALAVDRDGIRLGYGGGYYDRLRAQPLWCEVPAMVVLPGACISRDALPRDPWDRPFDGWASEQGVCRVGG, encoded by the coding sequence ATGAACAACCGCAAGCGGGAGCTGCGCCGCGTGTATCGGCAGCGGCGGCTACAAGCTCTGGTTGATCACCGGAATCTTCAAGCCGTGATCGCCCAACAGGTTCTCGACGAGATCCGCGAGCGGCATGCCCAAAGCCCGTTCCAGGGACATCTCGGTCTGTACTGGCCCCTCCCGGGGGAAGTGAACCTCACGGTGCTTCGGCCCCGTCTTGAGGAGGAACTGACGTTGAAGCTGGCCCTGCCGGCTGCCGATGGCCAGGGTCATCTCAACTATCACCTCTGGGGCCCTCAACCCTTAATCCCTGACGGCTGCGGTATTCCTGCCCCTCTCAACCACCCCCCACTCACGGCTGATCAGCTGGATCTGCTGCTGGTTCCAGCCCTGGCCGTTGACCGAGACGGCATTCGCCTTGGCTACGGCGGGGGCTACTACGACCGCCTCAGGGCCCAGCCACTTTGGTGCGAGGTGCCGGCCATGGTGGTGCTTCCAGGAGCCTGCATCAGCCGAGACGCTTTGCCCCGGGATCCCTGGGATCGCCCCTTCGATGGATGGGCGAGTGAACAGGGCGTTTGTAGGGTCGGAGGTTGA
- a CDS encoding ABC transporter permease gives MSRGRELLRYVSTRLALAPVMLWLISSLVFLLLRVAPGDPVDAVLGSRAPEAVKAELRAQLGLDQSLGKQYFDFLWGLVHGDLGMALIDEKPVTEIISRALPASLELSVTALVVAAVVGLSVGFTAIARSEGRLDLAGRFYGIGTYALPPFWVAMLAQLLFAVMLGWLPVGGRFPPGMLPPEGSGFLIADSLFSGNWQALQGSLRHLVLPACTLGLLLSGVFTNALRLNLNRTLRSDYVEAARSRGLNETQVVLRHALPNALLPVLTIAGITVASLIGGALLIEVTFSWPGIALRLQESINQRDYPVVQGIVVVVASLVVLVSVAVDLLVALLDPRVRY, from the coding sequence ATGAGTCGCGGACGCGAACTGCTGCGCTACGTCAGCACGCGCCTTGCCCTGGCGCCGGTCATGCTTTGGTTGATTTCCTCCTTGGTGTTCCTGCTTCTGAGGGTCGCTCCTGGCGATCCGGTGGATGCCGTTCTGGGAAGCCGCGCACCTGAGGCCGTCAAGGCTGAGCTACGCGCCCAGCTCGGCCTTGATCAGTCCCTGGGCAAGCAGTATTTCGATTTTCTCTGGGGCCTTGTGCATGGCGATCTGGGCATGGCGTTGATCGATGAAAAGCCTGTGACCGAGATCATCAGCAGGGCCCTTCCCGCCAGTCTGGAGCTGAGTGTCACCGCTCTGGTGGTGGCTGCAGTGGTCGGACTCTCCGTGGGATTTACAGCCATCGCCCGATCCGAAGGACGCCTGGATCTTGCCGGACGTTTTTATGGAATCGGCACCTACGCACTGCCGCCATTCTGGGTGGCCATGCTGGCCCAGCTTCTCTTCGCGGTGATGCTCGGCTGGTTACCCGTAGGGGGTCGTTTTCCCCCTGGAATGCTCCCTCCAGAGGGAAGCGGCTTTCTGATTGCCGACAGCTTGTTCAGCGGAAATTGGCAAGCCCTTCAGGGCAGCCTGCGACACCTTGTACTCCCAGCCTGCACATTGGGGCTGCTCCTGAGTGGAGTGTTTACGAATGCACTTCGCCTGAATCTCAATCGAACCCTTCGCTCCGATTACGTAGAAGCCGCACGCAGTCGCGGGCTGAATGAAACGCAAGTGGTGCTCAGGCATGCACTACCCAATGCGCTGCTCCCAGTTTTGACCATCGCCGGCATCACCGTGGCTTCGTTGATCGGCGGTGCGCTGCTGATTGAAGTGACATTTTCGTGGCCCGGCATCGCCCTGCGTTTGCAGGAGAGCATCAACCAACGTGACTACCCCGTTGTGCAGGGAATCGTGGTGGTGGTGGCCTCTCTAGTCGTCCTGGTGAGTGTGGCGGTGGATCTGCTGGTGGCACTTCTCGATCCAAGGGTGCGCTACTAG
- the bchI gene encoding magnesium chelatase ATPase subunit I — protein sequence MSSPRKRRVFPFTAVIGQEEMKLALLLNVIDPRIGGVMIMGDRGTGKSTTIRALADLLPGIEVVAGDPYNSSPSDPDLQSSDVRQRLDHGETLATEERQVPMVDLPLGATEDRLCGTIDIEKALSEGVRAFEPGLLAKANRGLLYVDEVNLLDDHLVDVLLDSAASGWNTVEREGVSVRHPARFVLIGSGNPEEGELRPQLLDRFGMSVEVRTVRDPELRVQVVDQRTAFDTDPDGFSSAMEEGQQALQQRVVEAQQRLDQVEIDDDLRLRISAVCGELDVDGLRGDIVTNRAARALAAFEGRTEVTEDDVARVASCCLRHRLRKDPLEQIDSGDRVVKVFCKVFERNDSGDRTEFELALAA from the coding sequence GTGAGTTCACCGCGCAAGCGCAGAGTCTTCCCTTTCACCGCCGTGATCGGCCAGGAGGAGATGAAGCTTGCCCTGCTTCTGAATGTGATTGATCCCCGCATTGGCGGCGTGATGATCATGGGTGACCGAGGCACGGGAAAATCCACCACGATCCGTGCGCTGGCCGATCTTTTGCCCGGAATCGAGGTGGTCGCCGGCGATCCTTACAACAGCTCTCCCAGCGATCCCGACCTTCAGAGCAGCGATGTACGCCAGCGCCTTGACCATGGCGAAACTCTGGCCACCGAAGAGCGTCAGGTCCCCATGGTGGATCTCCCTCTCGGTGCCACCGAAGACAGGCTCTGCGGCACGATCGACATTGAAAAAGCCCTCAGCGAGGGAGTGCGCGCCTTTGAACCTGGCCTGCTGGCCAAAGCCAACCGAGGGCTTCTGTATGTGGATGAGGTGAATCTCCTCGATGATCACCTGGTGGACGTACTTCTCGATTCAGCAGCCTCGGGCTGGAACACGGTGGAACGGGAAGGGGTTTCGGTGCGTCACCCGGCACGCTTTGTTCTGATCGGATCCGGCAACCCCGAGGAAGGCGAACTGCGACCACAGCTGCTCGACCGTTTCGGCATGAGCGTGGAGGTTCGCACCGTTCGCGATCCTGAGCTGCGTGTTCAGGTAGTGGACCAACGGACAGCCTTCGATACGGACCCTGACGGCTTTTCCAGCGCCATGGAAGAGGGACAGCAAGCCCTGCAGCAGCGGGTCGTTGAGGCGCAACAGCGTCTGGATCAGGTTGAGATCGACGATGACCTGCGTCTGCGCATCTCTGCCGTGTGCGGAGAGCTGGATGTGGACGGATTGCGAGGAGACATCGTCACCAACCGAGCCGCTCGAGCCCTCGCAGCCTTTGAGGGTCGTACGGAAGTGACCGAGGATGATGTGGCCCGCGTGGCCTCCTGTTGTCTGCGTCACCGTCTGCGCAAAGATCCGCTCGAGCAGATCGATTCCGGCGATCGGGTGGTGAAGGTGTTCTGCAAGGTGTTCGAACGCAACGACAGCGGCGATCGAACCGAGTTCGAGTTGGCTCTGGCAGCCTGA
- a CDS encoding SufE family protein encodes MADQGNASTRYGSAALDQLTERLSGTPDPRKRYEYVLWLAKKLPTMPAELQTEERKVKGCVSQVFIASDLIDGRLRWQGDSDALITKGLLALLIKGLTDLTPAEVMAVDPGVIAATGLQASLTPSRANGFLNILRTMQAQAEALTTGSGSTAA; translated from the coding sequence ATGGCAGACCAAGGCAACGCGTCGACCCGCTATGGCAGCGCAGCCTTAGATCAGCTCACCGAACGCCTTAGTGGCACGCCAGATCCACGCAAACGTTACGAATACGTGCTTTGGTTGGCCAAAAAACTTCCGACCATGCCCGCCGAGCTTCAGACGGAGGAGCGCAAGGTGAAGGGATGCGTCTCTCAGGTGTTCATCGCCTCCGACCTGATTGACGGACGCCTGCGCTGGCAGGGTGATTCGGATGCCCTGATCACCAAGGGACTTCTGGCGCTTCTGATCAAGGGGTTGACGGATCTGACCCCAGCAGAGGTGATGGCGGTGGACCCAGGAGTGATCGCCGCCACCGGACTGCAGGCCAGCCTGACCCCCTCACGCGCCAACGGTTTTCTCAACATCCTGCGCACGATGCAGGCCCAGGCCGAAGCCCTGACGACTGGGTCAGGGTCGACCGCTGCCTAA
- the petG gene encoding cytochrome b6-f complex subunit V, whose protein sequence is MIEPLLCGIVLGLIPVTLLGLFVAAWNQYRRGSALGG, encoded by the coding sequence ATGATCGAACCCCTTCTCTGCGGCATTGTTTTGGGGCTGATTCCGGTCACCCTTCTGGGTCTGTTTGTGGCGGCTTGGAACCAGTACCGCCGCGGCAGTGCTCTCGGGGGCTGA
- a CDS encoding c-type cytochrome — translation MFHATLASVTAPSSTAASPDRKRGLVSALIAVAGATALVMLIWLFGVNRLDPYSRATLSLSGDVQHGGQLFRINCAGCHGIAGQGLVGPSLQGVAGKRSDRSIIHQIVSGETPPMPRFEIEPQGMADLLSYLKTVT, via the coding sequence TTGTTCCATGCAACTCTTGCCTCTGTGACGGCTCCGTCATCAACTGCTGCATCACCTGACCGCAAACGTGGTCTTGTTTCAGCACTCATCGCTGTTGCAGGCGCCACTGCTCTCGTCATGCTGATCTGGCTGTTCGGGGTGAATCGACTTGACCCTTACAGCAGAGCGACACTGTCACTAAGCGGAGATGTTCAACATGGAGGCCAACTGTTCCGCATCAACTGCGCTGGCTGTCATGGCATCGCAGGCCAGGGCTTAGTGGGACCCAGTCTTCAAGGGGTCGCCGGGAAGCGATCGGATCGTTCGATCATTCATCAGATTGTCAGTGGAGAGACCCCACCGATGCCTCGCTTCGAGATCGAACCCCAGGGCATGGCCGATCTGCTCAGCTACCTCAAGACAGTCACTTAG
- a CDS encoding serine hydrolase has product MSSSRSSRQSSGWGRPMRLLLRLILMGVGLGVITGSLLKLAGPAFQRESLTLPPWLTLPGTTRATEAEAAKPTTTPKPTRRDPSLGLFQTKNELTALSDRWNQLAASEPDLTVSAFMLVLDDGRYAQLAPDTALPAASSIKTPILLVTLEEIDDDKLSWNEPLTLTKEVVGGGAGWMASKPLGSRFPTHEVATEMIRVSDNTATNLLIDRLGGKDALNARFIALGMSATVVNNWLPDLEGTNTTSARDLARSIALVDTGKALSIRSRDLFREVMGTSVTNTLLPRGLLRGLGGQQGEPDDSLMIKGYRVLNKTGDIGIAYADAGLIELPDGSRAVAAFLVKGPFNDPRSTELIRKLAAAMAPVLKPKPAVARKTPDAASINP; this is encoded by the coding sequence TTGTCCTCCAGTCGATCCAGTCGCCAGTCCTCAGGCTGGGGTCGCCCGATGCGGTTGCTCCTGAGACTCATCCTGATGGGTGTAGGGCTCGGCGTGATCACTGGATCCCTACTCAAACTGGCGGGCCCGGCTTTCCAGAGAGAGAGCCTCACCCTGCCTCCATGGCTGACGTTGCCAGGAACGACTCGCGCGACTGAAGCGGAGGCCGCGAAGCCCACAACAACGCCCAAGCCCACGAGACGTGATCCATCGCTTGGACTTTTCCAAACGAAGAACGAACTCACCGCGCTGAGTGATCGCTGGAATCAGCTGGCTGCTAGCGAGCCTGATCTCACGGTCAGTGCCTTCATGCTTGTGCTGGACGACGGACGTTATGCGCAACTCGCACCCGACACCGCTCTTCCCGCTGCCAGCTCGATCAAGACACCGATTCTGCTGGTCACCCTTGAGGAGATTGACGACGACAAGCTCAGCTGGAATGAACCGCTCACACTCACCAAAGAAGTGGTGGGCGGCGGTGCGGGATGGATGGCCTCCAAGCCCCTGGGCTCACGCTTCCCCACCCATGAAGTCGCCACCGAAATGATCCGGGTGAGCGACAACACAGCCACCAACCTGCTGATTGATCGGCTTGGCGGAAAAGACGCGCTCAACGCCCGCTTCATCGCCCTTGGCATGAGTGCGACTGTGGTCAACAACTGGTTGCCAGACCTCGAAGGAACGAACACCACGAGCGCAAGGGACCTCGCCCGTTCCATCGCCCTTGTCGACACCGGCAAAGCCCTGTCGATTCGCAGCCGGGATCTGTTCCGAGAGGTGATGGGCACTTCAGTGACCAACACGTTGCTCCCCAGAGGGCTGTTAAGAGGGCTTGGCGGTCAGCAGGGTGAACCTGACGACAGCCTGATGATCAAGGGCTACAGGGTGCTTAACAAAACTGGAGATATCGGGATTGCCTACGCCGACGCGGGGCTGATTGAACTTCCAGATGGCAGCAGAGCCGTTGCCGCTTTCTTGGTGAAAGGCCCTTTCAATGATCCCCGTTCAACGGAACTGATCCGCAAGCTGGCTGCCGCGATGGCGCCGGTTCTCAAACCCAAACCCGCCGTGGCCCGCAAAACACCCGACGCCGCCAGCATCAACCCATGA